A genomic stretch from Carassius auratus strain Wakin chromosome 35, ASM336829v1, whole genome shotgun sequence includes:
- the LOC113054006 gene encoding axoneme-associated protein mst101(2)-like isoform X18, producing the protein MMASVLPHKNVAQSPVALHAVNHVVREEVRQVVMAREKVVVKAREKVVVKAREKVVVKAREKVVVKAREKVVVKAREKVVVKAREKVVEAAREKVVVKAREKVVVKAREKVVVKAREKVVVKAREKVVVKAREKVVVKAREKVVEAAREKVVVKAREKVVVKAREKVVVKAREKVVVKAREKVVEAAREKVVVKAREKVVVKAREKVVVKAREKVVEAAREKVGEKAGEKVVEAVGEKVVEAVGEKVVEAAMEKVGEKVVEAAREKVVEAAREKVVEAAREKVVEAAREKVVVKAREKVVVKAREKVVVKAREKVVVKAREKVVEAAREKVGEKAGEKVVEAVREKVGEKVVEAAMEKVGEKVVEAAREKVGVKAREKVVARDKVVARDKVVVKVVVKAGEKVVVKAGEKVVVKAGEKVVVKAGEKVVVKAGEKVVVKAGEKVVEVAREKVGETVVVKVVEVAMEKVVVKAREKVVVKAREKVVVKAREKVGETVVEVAKEKVVVKAREKVVVKAREKVVVKAGEKVVVKAGEKVVVKAGEKVVVKAGEKVVVKVVEVAKEKVGVKAREKVGVKAREKVGVKAREKVGVKAREKVVVKAREKVVEAAREKVVVKAREKVVEAAREKVVVKVVEVARDKVVGSAREKVVEAAREKVVEAAREKVVEAAREKVVVKAREKVVEAAREKVVEAAREKVVVKAREKVVVKVIEVVVARKVVRELVVDVVKVRDVVKEMVMGLNTYWRSLQFSVLYAMSSLFAQTVYKDCSHLK; encoded by the exons atgatggccagtgtcctgccacaCAAAAATGTTGCCCAGTCACCGGtggctttgcatgcagtgaaccaCGTGGTCAGGGAAGAGGTCAGGCAAGTTGTCATGGCAAGGGAGAAGGTCGTGGTGAAGGCAAGGGAGAAGGTCGTGGTGAAGGCAAGGGAGAAGGTCGTGGTGAAGGCAAGGGAGAAGGTCGTGGTGAAGGCAAGGGAGAAGGTCGTGGTGAAGGCAAGGGAGAAGGTCGTGGTGAAGGCAAGGGAGAAGGTCGTGGAAGCGGCAAGGGAGAAGGTCGTGGTGAAGGCCAGGGAGAAGGTCGTGGTGAAGGCCAGGGAGAAGGTCGTGGTGAAGGCCAGGGAGAAGGTCGTGGTGAAGGCCAGGGAGAAGGTCGTGGTGAAGGCCAGGGAGAAGGTCGTGGTGAAGGCCAGGGAGAAGGTCGTGGAAGCGGCCAGGGAGAAGGTCGTGGTGAAGGCCAGGGAGAAGGTCGTGGTGAAGGCCAGGGAGAAGGTCGTGGTGAAGGCCAGGGAGAAGGTCGTGGTGAAGGCCAGGGAGAAGGTCGTGGAAGCGGCCAGGGAGAAGGTCGTGGTGAAGGCAAGGGAGAAGGTCGTGGTGAAGGCCAGGGAGAAGGTCGTGGTGAAGGCCAGGGAGAAGGTCGTGGAAGCGGCCAGGGAGAAGGTCGGGGAGAAGGCAGGGGAGAAGGTCGTGGAAGCGGTCGGGGAGAAGGTCGTGGAAGCGGTCGGGGAGAAGGTCGTGGAAGCGGCAATGGAGAAGGTCGGGGAGAAGGTCGTGGAAGCGGCCAGGGAGAAGGTCGTGGAAGCGGCCAGGGAGAAGGTCGTGGAAGCGGCCAGGGAGAAGGTCGTGGAAGCGGCCAGGGAGAAGGTCGTGGTGAAGGCCAGGGAGAAGGTCGTGGTGAAGGCCAGGGAGAAGGTCGTGGTGAAGGCCAGGGAGAAGGTCGTGGTGAAGGCCAGGGAGAAGGTCGTGGAAGCGGCCAGGGAGAAGGTCGGGGAGAAGGCAGGGGAGAAGGTCGTGGAAGCGGTCAGGGAGAAGGTCGGGGAGAAGGTCGTGGAAGCGGCAATGGAGAAGGTCGGGGAGAAGGTCGTGGAAGCGGCAAGGGAGAAGGTCGGGGTGAAGGCAAGGGAGAAGGTCGTGGCCAGGGACAAGGTCGTGGCCAGGGACAAGGTCGTGGTGAAG GTCGTGGTGAAGGCAGGGGAGAAGGTCGTGGTGAAGGCAGGGGAGAAGGTCGTGGTGAAGGCAGGGGAGAAGGTCGTGGTGAAGGCAGGGGAGAAGGTCGTGGTGAAGGCAGGGGAGAAGGTCGTGGTGAAGGCAGGGGAGAAGGTCGTGGAAGTGGCCAGGGAGAAGGTCGGGGAGACGGTCGTGGTGAAGGTCGTGGAAGTGGCAATGGAGAAGGTCGTGGTGAAGGCAAGGGAGAAGGTCGTGGTGAAGGCAAGGGAGAAGGTCGTGGTGAAGGCAAGGGAGAAGGTCGGGGAGACGGTCGTGGAAGTGGCCAAGGAGAAGGTCGTGGTGAAGGCAAGGGAGAAGGTCGTGGTGAAGGCAAGGGAGAAG GTCGTGGTGAAGGCAGGGGAGAAGGTCGTGGTGAAGGCAGGGGAGAAGGTCGTGGTGAAGGCAGGGGAGAAGGTCGTGGTGAAGGCAGGGGAGAAGGTCGTGGTGAAGGTCGTGGAAGTGGCCAAGGAGAAGGTCGGGGTGAAGGCAAGGGAGAAGGTCGGGGTGAAGGCAAGGGAGAAGGTCGGGGTGAAGGCAAGGGAGAAGGTCGGGGTGAAGGCAAGGGAGAAG GTCGTGGTGAAGGCAAGGGAGAAGGTCGTGGAAGCGGCCAGGGAGAAGGTCGTGGTGAAGGCAAGGGAGAAGGTCGTGGAAGCGGCCAGGGAGAAG GTCGTGGTGAAGGTCGTGGAAGTGGCCAGGGACAAGGTCGTGGGATCGGCCAGGGAGAAGGTTGTGGAAGCGGCCAGGGAGAAGGTCGTGGAAGCGGCCAGGGAGAAG GTCGTGGAAGCGGCCAGGGAGAAGGTCGTGGTGAAGGCAAGGGAGAAG GTCGTGGAAGCGGCCAGGGAGAAGGTCGTGGAAGCGGCCAGGGAGAAGGTCGTGGTGAAGGCAAGGGAGAAG GTCGTGGTGAAGGTCATTGAAGTGGTTGTGGCCAGGAAAGTGGTTCGGGAACTGGTTGTGGATGTGGTCAAGGTCCGAGATGTGGTCAAGGAAATGGTCATGGGTCTTAATACTTATTGGAGATCCCTTCAATTCAGTGTTTTATATGCCATGTCTTCCCTGTTTGCTCAAACAGTTTACAAAGATTGTTCCCATCTCAAATAA
- the LOC113054006 gene encoding axoneme-associated protein mst101(2)-like isoform X22 encodes MMASVLPHKNVAQSPVALHAVNHVVREEVRQVVMAREKVVVKAREKVVVKAREKVVVKAREKVVVKAREKVVVKAREKVVVKAREKVVEAAREKVVVKAREKVVVKAREKVVVKAREKVVVKAREKVVVKAREKVVVKAREKVVEAAREKVVVKAREKVVVKAREKVVVKAREKVVVKAREKVVEAAREKVVVKAREKVVVKAREKVVVKAREKVVEAAREKVGEKAGEKVVEAAREKVVEAAREKVVVKAREKVVVKAREKVVVKAREKVVVKAREKVVEAAREKVGEKAGEKVVEAVREKVGEKVVEAAMEKVGEKVVEAAREKVGVKAREKVVARDKVVARDKVVVKVVVKAGEKVVVKAGEKVVVKAGEKVVVKAGEKVVVKAGEKVVVKAGEKVVEVAREKVGETVVVKVVEVAMEKVVVKAREKVVVKAREKVVVKAREKVGETVVEVAKEKVVVKAREKVVVKAREKVVVKAGEKVVVKAGEKVVVKAGEKVVVKAGEKVVVKVVEVAKEKVGVKAREKVGVKAREKVGVKAREKVGVKAREKVGVKAREKVGVKAREKVGVKAREKVGVKAREKVVVKAREKVVVKAREKVVEAAREKVVVKAREKVVVKVVEVARDKVVGSAREKVVEAAREKVVEAAREKVVEAAREKVVVKAREKVVEAAREKVVEAAREKVVVKAREKVVVKVIEVVVARKVVRELVVDVVKVRDVVKEMVMGLNTYWRSLQFSVLYAMSSLFAQTVYKDCSHLK; translated from the exons atgatggccagtgtcctgccacaCAAAAATGTTGCCCAGTCACCGGtggctttgcatgcagtgaaccaCGTGGTCAGGGAAGAGGTCAGGCAAGTTGTCATGGCAAGGGAGAAGGTCGTGGTGAAGGCAAGGGAGAAGGTCGTGGTGAAGGCAAGGGAGAAGGTCGTGGTGAAGGCAAGGGAGAAGGTCGTGGTGAAGGCAAGGGAGAAGGTCGTGGTGAAGGCAAGGGAGAAGGTCGTGGTGAAGGCAAGGGAGAAGGTCGTGGAAGCGGCAAGGGAGAAGGTCGTGGTGAAGGCCAGGGAGAAGGTCGTGGTGAAGGCCAGGGAGAAGGTCGTGGTGAAGGCCAGGGAGAAGGTCGTGGTGAAGGCCAGGGAGAAGGTCGTGGTGAAGGCCAGGGAGAAGGTCGTGGTGAAGGCCAGGGAGAAGGTCGTGGAAGCGGCCAGGGAGAAGGTCGTGGTGAAGGCCAGGGAGAAGGTCGTGGTGAAGGCCAGGGAGAAGGTCGTGGTGAAGGCCAGGGAGAAGGTCGTGGTGAAGGCCAGGGAGAAGGTCGTGGAAGCGGCCAGGGAGAAGGTCGTGGTGAAGGCAAGGGAGAAGGTCGTGGTGAAGGCCAGGGAGAAGGTCGTGGTGAAGGCCAGGGAGAAGGTCGTGGAAGCGGCCAGGGAGAAGGTCGGGGAGAAGGCAGGGGAGAAG GTCGTGGAAGCGGCCAGGGAGAAGGTCGTGGAAGCGGCCAGGGAGAAG GTCGTGGTGAAGGCCAGGGAGAAGGTCGTGGTGAAGGCCAGGGAGAAGGTCGTGGTGAAGGCCAGGGAGAAGGTCGTGGTGAAGGCCAGGGAGAAGGTCGTGGAAGCGGCCAGGGAGAAGGTCGGGGAGAAGGCAGGGGAGAAGGTCGTGGAAGCGGTCAGGGAGAAGGTCGGGGAGAAGGTCGTGGAAGCGGCAATGGAGAAGGTCGGGGAGAAGGTCGTGGAAGCGGCAAGGGAGAAGGTCGGGGTGAAGGCAAGGGAGAAGGTCGTGGCCAGGGACAAGGTCGTGGCCAGGGACAAGGTCGTGGTGAAG GTCGTGGTGAAGGCAGGGGAGAAGGTCGTGGTGAAGGCAGGGGAGAAGGTCGTGGTGAAGGCAGGGGAGAAGGTCGTGGTGAAGGCAGGGGAGAAGGTCGTGGTGAAGGCAGGGGAGAAGGTCGTGGTGAAGGCAGGGGAGAAGGTCGTGGAAGTGGCCAGGGAGAAGGTCGGGGAGACGGTCGTGGTGAAGGTCGTGGAAGTGGCAATGGAGAAGGTCGTGGTGAAGGCAAGGGAGAAGGTCGTGGTGAAGGCAAGGGAGAAGGTCGTGGTGAAGGCAAGGGAGAAGGTCGGGGAGACGGTCGTGGAAGTGGCCAAGGAGAAGGTCGTGGTGAAGGCAAGGGAGAAGGTCGTGGTGAAGGCAAGGGAGAAG GTCGTGGTGAAGGCAGGGGAGAAGGTCGTGGTGAAGGCAGGGGAGAAGGTCGTGGTGAAGGCAGGGGAGAAGGTCGTGGTGAAGGCAGGGGAGAAGGTCGTGGTGAAGGTCGTGGAAGTGGCCAAGGAGAAGGTCGGGGTGAAGGCAAGGGAGAAGGTCGGGGTGAAGGCAAGGGAGAAGGTCGGGGTGAAGGCAAGGGAGAAGGTCGGGGTGAAGGCAAGGGAGAAGGTCGGGGTGAAGGCAAGGGAGAAGGTTGGGGTGAAGGCAAGGGAGAAGGTCGGGGTGAAGGCAAGGGAGAAGGTCGGGGTGAAGGCAAGGGAGAAG GTCGTGGTGAAGGCAAGGGAGAAG GTCGTGGTGAAGGCAAGGGAGAAGGTCGTGGAAGCGGCCAGGGAGAAGGTCGTGGTGAAGGCAAGGGAGAAG GTCGTGGTGAAGGTCGTGGAAGTGGCCAGGGACAAGGTCGTGGGATCGGCCAGGGAGAAGGTTGTGGAAGCGGCCAGGGAGAAGGTCGTGGAAGCGGCCAGGGAGAAG GTCGTGGAAGCGGCCAGGGAGAAGGTCGTGGTGAAGGCAAGGGAGAAG GTCGTGGAAGCGGCCAGGGAGAAGGTCGTGGAAGCGGCCAGGGAGAAGGTCGTGGTGAAGGCAAGGGAGAAG GTCGTGGTGAAGGTCATTGAAGTGGTTGTGGCCAGGAAAGTGGTTCGGGAACTGGTTGTGGATGTGGTCAAGGTCCGAGATGTGGTCAAGGAAATGGTCATGGGTCTTAATACTTATTGGAGATCCCTTCAATTCAGTGTTTTATATGCCATGTCTTCCCTGTTTGCTCAAACAGTTTACAAAGATTGTTCCCATCTCAAATAA
- the LOC113054006 gene encoding axoneme-associated protein mst101(2)-like isoform X10 — MMASVLPHKNVAQSPVALHAVNHVVREEVRQVVMAREKVVVKAREKVVVKAREKVVVKAREKVVVKAREKVVVKAREKVVVKAREKVVVKAREKVVVKAREKVVVKAREKVVVKAREKVVVKAREKVVEAAREKVVVKAREKVVVKAREKVVVKAREKVVVKAREKVVEAAREKVVVKAREKVVVKAREKVVVKAREKVVEAAREKVGEKAGEKVVEAVGEKVVEAVGEKVVEAAMEKVGEKVVEAAREKVVEAAREKVVEAAREKVVEAAREKVVVKAREKVVVKAREKVVVKAREKVVVKAREKVVEAAREKVGEKAGEKVVEAVREKVGEKVVEAAMEKVGEKVVEAAREKVGVKAREKVVARDKVVARDKVVVKVVVKAGEKVVVKAGEKVVVKAGEKVVVKAGEKVVVKAGEKVVVKAGEKVVEVAREKVGETVVVKVVEVAMEKVVVKAREKVVVKAREKVVVKAREKVGETVVEVAKEKVVVKAREKVVVKAREKVVVKAGEKVVVKAGEKVVVKAGEKVVVKAGEKVVVKVVEVAKEKVGVKAREKVGVKAREKVGVKAREKVGVKAREKVGVKAREKVGVKAREKVGVKAREKVGVKAREKVVVKAREKVVVKAREKVVEAAREKVVVKAREKVVVKVVEVARDKVVGSAREKVVEAAREKVVEAAREKVVEAAREKVVVKAREKVVEAAREKVVEAAREKVVVKAREKVVVKVIEVVVARKVVRELVVDVVKVRDVVKEMVMGLNTYWRSLQFSVLYAMSSLFAQTVYKDCSHLK; from the exons atgatggccagtgtcctgccacaCAAAAATGTTGCCCAGTCACCGGtggctttgcatgcagtgaaccaCGTGGTCAGGGAAGAGGTCAGGCAAGTTGTCATGGCAAGGGAGAAGGTCGTGGTGAAGGCAAGGGAGAAGGTCGTGGTGAAGGCAAGGGAGAAGGTCGTGGTGAAGGCAAGGGAGAAGGTCGTGGTGAAGGCAAGGGAGAAGGTCGTGGTGAAGGCAAGGGAGAAGGTCGTGGTGAAGGCAAGGGAGAAG GTCGTGGTGAAGGCCAGGGAGAAGGTCGTGGTGAAGGCCAGGGAGAAGGTCGTGGTGAAGGCCAGGGAGAAGGTCGTGGTGAAGGCCAGGGAGAAGGTCGTGGTGAAGGCCAGGGAGAAGGTCGTGGAAGCGGCCAGGGAGAAGGTCGTGGTGAAGGCCAGGGAGAAGGTCGTGGTGAAGGCCAGGGAGAAGGTCGTGGTGAAGGCCAGGGAGAAGGTCGTGGTGAAGGCCAGGGAGAAGGTCGTGGAAGCGGCCAGGGAGAAGGTCGTGGTGAAGGCAAGGGAGAAGGTCGTGGTGAAGGCCAGGGAGAAGGTCGTGGTGAAGGCCAGGGAGAAGGTCGTGGAAGCGGCCAGGGAGAAGGTCGGGGAGAAGGCAGGGGAGAAGGTCGTGGAAGCGGTCGGGGAGAAGGTCGTGGAAGCGGTCGGGGAGAAGGTCGTGGAAGCGGCAATGGAGAAGGTCGGGGAGAAGGTCGTGGAAGCGGCCAGGGAGAAGGTCGTGGAAGCGGCCAGGGAGAAGGTCGTGGAAGCGGCCAGGGAGAAGGTCGTGGAAGCGGCCAGGGAGAAGGTCGTGGTGAAGGCCAGGGAGAAGGTCGTGGTGAAGGCCAGGGAGAAGGTCGTGGTGAAGGCCAGGGAGAAGGTCGTGGTGAAGGCCAGGGAGAAGGTCGTGGAAGCGGCCAGGGAGAAGGTCGGGGAGAAGGCAGGGGAGAAGGTCGTGGAAGCGGTCAGGGAGAAGGTCGGGGAGAAGGTCGTGGAAGCGGCAATGGAGAAGGTCGGGGAGAAGGTCGTGGAAGCGGCAAGGGAGAAGGTCGGGGTGAAGGCAAGGGAGAAGGTCGTGGCCAGGGACAAGGTCGTGGCCAGGGACAAGGTCGTGGTGAAG GTCGTGGTGAAGGCAGGGGAGAAGGTCGTGGTGAAGGCAGGGGAGAAGGTCGTGGTGAAGGCAGGGGAGAAGGTCGTGGTGAAGGCAGGGGAGAAGGTCGTGGTGAAGGCAGGGGAGAAGGTCGTGGTGAAGGCAGGGGAGAAGGTCGTGGAAGTGGCCAGGGAGAAGGTCGGGGAGACGGTCGTGGTGAAGGTCGTGGAAGTGGCAATGGAGAAGGTCGTGGTGAAGGCAAGGGAGAAGGTCGTGGTGAAGGCAAGGGAGAAGGTCGTGGTGAAGGCAAGGGAGAAGGTCGGGGAGACGGTCGTGGAAGTGGCCAAGGAGAAGGTCGTGGTGAAGGCAAGGGAGAAGGTCGTGGTGAAGGCAAGGGAGAAG GTCGTGGTGAAGGCAGGGGAGAAGGTCGTGGTGAAGGCAGGGGAGAAGGTCGTGGTGAAGGCAGGGGAGAAGGTCGTGGTGAAGGCAGGGGAGAAGGTCGTGGTGAAGGTCGTGGAAGTGGCCAAGGAGAAGGTCGGGGTGAAGGCAAGGGAGAAGGTCGGGGTGAAGGCAAGGGAGAAGGTCGGGGTGAAGGCAAGGGAGAAGGTCGGGGTGAAGGCAAGGGAGAAGGTCGGGGTGAAGGCAAGGGAGAAGGTTGGGGTGAAGGCAAGGGAGAAGGTCGGGGTGAAGGCAAGGGAGAAGGTCGGGGTGAAGGCAAGGGAGAAG GTCGTGGTGAAGGCAAGGGAGAAG GTCGTGGTGAAGGCAAGGGAGAAGGTCGTGGAAGCGGCCAGGGAGAAGGTCGTGGTGAAGGCAAGGGAGAAG GTCGTGGTGAAGGTCGTGGAAGTGGCCAGGGACAAGGTCGTGGGATCGGCCAGGGAGAAGGTTGTGGAAGCGGCCAGGGAGAAGGTCGTGGAAGCGGCCAGGGAGAAG GTCGTGGAAGCGGCCAGGGAGAAGGTCGTGGTGAAGGCAAGGGAGAAG GTCGTGGAAGCGGCCAGGGAGAAGGTCGTGGAAGCGGCCAGGGAGAAGGTCGTGGTGAAGGCAAGGGAGAAG GTCGTGGTGAAGGTCATTGAAGTGGTTGTGGCCAGGAAAGTGGTTCGGGAACTGGTTGTGGATGTGGTCAAGGTCCGAGATGTGGTCAAGGAAATGGTCATGGGTCTTAATACTTATTGGAGATCCCTTCAATTCAGTGTTTTATATGCCATGTCTTCCCTGTTTGCTCAAACAGTTTACAAAGATTGTTCCCATCTCAAATAA
- the LOC113054006 gene encoding axoneme-associated protein mst101(2)-like isoform X34, which translates to MMASVLPHKNVAQSPVALHAVNHVVREEVRQVVMAREKVVVKAREKVVVKAREKVVVKAREKVVVKAREKVVVKAREKVVVKAREKVVEAAREKVVVKAREKVVVKAREKVVVKAREKVVVKAREKVVVKAREKVVVKAREKVVEAAREKVVVKAREKVVVKAREKVVVKAREKVVVKAREKVVEAAREKVVVKAREKVVVKAREKVVVKAREKVVEAAREKVGEKAGEKVVEAVGEKVVEAVGEKVVEAAMEKVGEKVVEAAREKVVEAAREKVVEAAREKVVEAAREKVVVKAREKVVVKAREKVVVKAREKVVVKAREKVVEAAREKVGEKAGEKVVEAVREKVGEKVVEAAMEKVGEKVVEAAREKVGVKAREKVVARDKVVARDKVVVKVVVKAGEKVVVKAGEKVVVKAGEKVVVKAGEKVVVKAGEKVVVKAGEKVVEVAREKVGETVVVKVVEVAMEKVVVKAREKVVVKAREKVVVKAREKVGETVVEVAKEKVVVKAREKVVVKAREKVVVKAGEKVVVKAGEKVVVKAGEKVVVKAGEKVVVKAREKVVVKVVEVARDKVVGSAREKVVEAAREKVVEAAREKVVEAAREKVVVKAREKVVEAAREKVVEAAREKVVVKAREKVVVKVIEVVVARKVVRELVVDVVKVRDVVKEMVMGLNTYWRSLQFSVLYAMSSLFAQTVYKDCSHLK; encoded by the exons atgatggccagtgtcctgccacaCAAAAATGTTGCCCAGTCACCGGtggctttgcatgcagtgaaccaCGTGGTCAGGGAAGAGGTCAGGCAAGTTGTCATGGCAAGGGAGAAGGTCGTGGTGAAGGCAAGGGAGAAGGTCGTGGTGAAGGCAAGGGAGAAGGTCGTGGTGAAGGCAAGGGAGAAGGTCGTGGTGAAGGCAAGGGAGAAGGTCGTGGTGAAGGCAAGGGAGAAGGTCGTGGTGAAGGCAAGGGAGAAGGTCGTGGAAGCGGCAAGGGAGAAGGTCGTGGTGAAGGCCAGGGAGAAGGTCGTGGTGAAGGCCAGGGAGAAGGTCGTGGTGAAGGCCAGGGAGAAGGTCGTGGTGAAGGCCAGGGAGAAGGTCGTGGTGAAGGCCAGGGAGAAGGTCGTGGTGAAGGCCAGGGAGAAGGTCGTGGAAGCGGCCAGGGAGAAGGTCGTGGTGAAGGCCAGGGAGAAGGTCGTGGTGAAGGCCAGGGAGAAGGTCGTGGTGAAGGCCAGGGAGAAGGTCGTGGTGAAGGCCAGGGAGAAGGTCGTGGAAGCGGCCAGGGAGAAGGTCGTGGTGAAGGCAAGGGAGAAGGTCGTGGTGAAGGCCAGGGAGAAGGTCGTGGTGAAGGCCAGGGAGAAGGTCGTGGAAGCGGCCAGGGAGAAGGTCGGGGAGAAGGCAGGGGAGAAGGTCGTGGAAGCGGTCGGGGAGAAGGTCGTGGAAGCGGTCGGGGAGAAGGTCGTGGAAGCGGCAATGGAGAAGGTCGGGGAGAAGGTCGTGGAAGCGGCCAGGGAGAAGGTCGTGGAAGCGGCCAGGGAGAAGGTCGTGGAAGCGGCCAGGGAGAAGGTCGTGGAAGCGGCCAGGGAGAAGGTCGTGGTGAAGGCCAGGGAGAAGGTCGTGGTGAAGGCCAGGGAGAAGGTCGTGGTGAAGGCCAGGGAGAAGGTCGTGGTGAAGGCCAGGGAGAAGGTCGTGGAAGCGGCCAGGGAGAAGGTCGGGGAGAAGGCAGGGGAGAAGGTCGTGGAAGCGGTCAGGGAGAAGGTCGGGGAGAAGGTCGTGGAAGCGGCAATGGAGAAGGTCGGGGAGAAGGTCGTGGAAGCGGCAAGGGAGAAGGTCGGGGTGAAGGCAAGGGAGAAGGTCGTGGCCAGGGACAAGGTCGTGGCCAGGGACAAGGTCGTGGTGAAG GTCGTGGTGAAGGCAGGGGAGAAGGTCGTGGTGAAGGCAGGGGAGAAGGTCGTGGTGAAGGCAGGGGAGAAGGTCGTGGTGAAGGCAGGGGAGAAGGTCGTGGTGAAGGCAGGGGAGAAGGTCGTGGTGAAGGCAGGGGAGAAGGTCGTGGAAGTGGCCAGGGAGAAGGTCGGGGAGACGGTCGTGGTGAAGGTCGTGGAAGTGGCAATGGAGAAGGTCGTGGTGAAGGCAAGGGAGAAGGTCGTGGTGAAGGCAAGGGAGAAGGTCGTGGTGAAGGCAAGGGAGAAGGTCGGGGAGACGGTCGTGGAAGTGGCCAAGGAGAAGGTCGTGGTGAAGGCAAGGGAGAAGGTCGTGGTGAAGGCAAGGGAGAAG GTCGTGGTGAAGGCAGGGGAGAAGGTCGTGGTGAAGGCAGGGGAGAAGGTCGTGGTGAAGGCAGGGGAGAAGGTCGTGGTGAAGGCAGGGGAGAAGGTCGTGGTGAAG GCAAGGGAGAAG GTCGTGGTGAAGGTCGTGGAAGTGGCCAGGGACAAGGTCGTGGGATCGGCCAGGGAGAAGGTTGTGGAAGCGGCCAGGGAGAAGGTCGTGGAAGCGGCCAGGGAGAAG GTCGTGGAAGCGGCCAGGGAGAAGGTCGTGGTGAAGGCAAGGGAGAAG GTCGTGGAAGCGGCCAGGGAGAAGGTCGTGGAAGCGGCCAGGGAGAAGGTCGTGGTGAAGGCAAGGGAGAAG GTCGTGGTGAAGGTCATTGAAGTGGTTGTGGCCAGGAAAGTGGTTCGGGAACTGGTTGTGGATGTGGTCAAGGTCCGAGATGTGGTCAAGGAAATGGTCATGGGTCTTAATACTTATTGGAGATCCCTTCAATTCAGTGTTTTATATGCCATGTCTTCCCTGTTTGCTCAAACAGTTTACAAAGATTGTTCCCATCTCAAATAA